In Prevotella sp. oral taxon 475, one DNA window encodes the following:
- a CDS encoding class I SAM-dependent methyltransferase — protein MEEKFKLRDVVQETLLIPLYYRALETRRPKGNILKDDLAERLIDRIDYDFSKLDAAPLSKLGCVVRGRYYDDATRRFLSSHGNAVVVNVGCGLDTRYQRIPEHDKAVFYEVDLPEVIELRRALIPEPAGDRYLSASLLDVEWMDNLRAAHPQSSFIFIVEGVLMYFYEEQVRQFIDRIAERFAGGMLCFDVCGPMMSKHRVKPDALKNSAAEIRSGIEDGHLVEQWNPKLRLVEQAIYMNRYRSRWGWMGYTIGLSKRLSCKFSSMLQYEIVGSTEDKG, from the coding sequence ATGGAAGAGAAATTCAAATTGAGAGACGTGGTGCAGGAGACGCTGCTCATACCTCTTTATTATAGAGCCTTAGAAACGCGTCGACCCAAAGGCAATATCTTGAAAGACGACCTGGCCGAGAGGCTGATCGACCGAATAGATTACGACTTTTCGAAGCTCGATGCCGCCCCACTGAGCAAGTTGGGCTGCGTAGTAAGAGGCAGATATTACGACGATGCCACCCGTCGCTTTCTCTCTTCTCATGGCAATGCCGTCGTTGTGAACGTGGGCTGTGGTCTGGACACACGCTATCAACGCATCCCGGAGCATGACAAGGCTGTGTTCTACGAGGTGGATCTGCCCGAGGTGATTGAACTTCGGCGTGCGCTGATCCCTGAACCGGCGGGCGATCGCTATCTATCGGCCTCACTGTTAGACGTGGAATGGATGGACAACCTTCGGGCTGCGCATCCACAAAGCAGTTTTATCTTTATCGTAGAAGGCGTGTTGATGTATTTCTACGAAGAACAGGTGCGGCAGTTTATCGATCGGATTGCCGAGCGTTTTGCCGGCGGAATGCTCTGCTTCGACGTCTGTGGACCGATGATGAGCAAGCATCGGGTCAAGCCGGATGCCTTGAAAAACTCGGCGGCAGAAATACGTTCGGGCATTGAAGACGGACATCTCGTGGAGCAATGGAACCCGAAGCTCCGCCTCGTTGAACAGGCTATTTACATGAATCGCTATCGATCGCGTTGGGGATGGATGGGCTATACGATAGGACTGTCTAAACGACTGTCGTGCAAATTCTCTTCGATGCTGCAATACGAGATCGTAGGATCAACCGAAGATAAAGGCTAA
- the gpmA gene encoding 2,3-diphosphoglycerate-dependent phosphoglycerate mutase, whose translation MKKLVIIRHGESEWNQKNLFTGWVDVELSDKGREEAKRAGQLMKEAGLDFDLCYTSYLKRAINTQQIALKEMQREWLPVVKSWRLNERHYGALSGLNKKETAEKYGDEQVHIWRRSFDVRPPMMEENNEYSARKNPAYRHLSVEDIPMCESLKDTIARTVPYFEVEIKPQIMEGKRVFIAAHGNSLRSLIKYFEGISDEEIINVEIPTGTPLVYEFDDDFKVTNKYYLK comes from the coding sequence ATGAAAAAATTAGTCATTATTCGCCACGGAGAAAGCGAATGGAATCAGAAGAACCTGTTTACAGGTTGGGTAGACGTAGAACTTTCCGACAAAGGACGGGAAGAAGCTAAGCGAGCAGGACAGTTGATGAAAGAAGCCGGACTGGACTTCGACCTCTGCTACACCTCTTATCTCAAGCGTGCCATCAACACCCAGCAGATTGCCCTCAAAGAGATGCAACGCGAATGGCTGCCCGTTGTGAAGTCGTGGCGGCTCAACGAGCGTCATTACGGAGCTCTCTCGGGTCTCAACAAGAAAGAAACTGCTGAGAAATATGGCGACGAGCAGGTGCACATCTGGCGTCGTAGCTTCGACGTTCGTCCGCCGATGATGGAAGAGAACAACGAATATTCGGCCCGCAAAAATCCGGCCTATCGCCATCTTTCGGTAGAAGACATTCCCATGTGCGAGAGCTTGAAAGACACCATCGCACGCACCGTGCCCTACTTCGAGGTGGAAATCAAACCGCAAATCATGGAAGGCAAGCGCGTCTTTATTGCTGCACACGGCAACTCTTTGCGCTCGCTCATCAAATATTTCGAGGGTATCTCCGATGAAGAAATCATCAATGTGGAGATTCCTACGGGTACTCCGCTCGTGTATGAGTTCGACGACGACTTCAAAGTAACGAACAAATACTATCTGAAATAA
- a CDS encoding ABC transporter ATP-binding protein: MSPLKQLFAYAGRFKYLTMASWFLSAASAWAALVPFVYIWMILRDVLTVAPHFERATQTAHYGWMAVAFSLLSIGLYLLGLLCSHLAAFRIAANIRSRLMHHIITLPQGFVGNEGSGSLRKIVNESSEATETYLAHQLPDKAGSMATPIGLLVLLLVFDWRLGLLSLLPMLLGFAIMYSFMTGKELQTKMAEYQTALDSMSNQAVEYVRGIPVVKTFGQTVFSFKKFKQAIDDYQRWVIDYTRQMRLPMVCYTTVINSVFAVLVAAALYMAQEGVTQTFLLHLIYYVIITPIITVMLTRIMYQSQNNLIVAEALKRINGVLTLQPLSEPRESRLPEDNSIVLEEVVFRYKGAVKNALDGISLHVKAGEQVALVGPSGGGKTTLGHLITRFWDVDSGVVRIGNVDVCHLRKEDLMRQVSFVFQDSRLLKGSILDNVRLGRPEATEQEVREALHKAQCDDIIDKLPDGLHSVIGTQGTYLSGGEQQRIAIARVMLQDTPIVILDEATAFADPDNEARVQAAFAEMARGKTVITIAHRLSAVTKAHRIYVLKGGKIVEEGTHHSLIARKEGLYARLWAEYNQSVHWNVGGEK, translated from the coding sequence ATGTCTCCTTTAAAACAACTTTTTGCCTATGCCGGCCGGTTCAAATACCTTACGATGGCCTCCTGGTTCTTGTCGGCAGCCAGTGCATGGGCGGCTCTTGTGCCCTTCGTTTATATCTGGATGATTCTGCGCGACGTGCTCACCGTGGCTCCACACTTCGAGCGTGCCACGCAAACAGCCCACTACGGATGGATGGCCGTGGCCTTTTCGTTGCTCTCTATCGGGCTTTATCTTCTGGGGTTGCTCTGTTCACATCTGGCGGCCTTTCGCATAGCCGCCAACATTCGCTCACGCTTGATGCACCATATCATCACGCTGCCGCAGGGTTTTGTGGGTAATGAGGGGAGTGGAAGCCTGCGTAAGATTGTCAACGAATCGAGTGAGGCCACCGAAACCTATTTGGCTCATCAGCTTCCCGATAAAGCCGGCAGCATGGCAACACCCATTGGACTGCTTGTTTTGCTGCTCGTTTTCGACTGGAGGCTGGGACTTCTCTCGCTCTTACCCATGCTGCTGGGCTTCGCCATTATGTATTCTTTCATGACTGGCAAAGAGCTTCAAACCAAAATGGCCGAATATCAGACCGCACTCGACAGCATGTCGAATCAAGCCGTTGAGTATGTGCGAGGCATTCCCGTGGTCAAAACCTTCGGACAGACGGTGTTTTCGTTCAAGAAATTCAAGCAAGCGATAGACGATTACCAACGTTGGGTGATCGATTACACCCGGCAGATGCGCCTGCCTATGGTGTGTTACACTACTGTTATCAATTCCGTCTTCGCCGTTTTGGTGGCGGCTGCCCTTTATATGGCACAAGAAGGGGTAACACAGACGTTTCTTCTTCATCTGATTTACTATGTCATCATTACGCCCATCATCACCGTGATGCTCACCAGAATTATGTATCAGAGTCAGAACAACTTGATTGTTGCCGAGGCTTTGAAGCGCATCAACGGCGTGCTGACTCTGCAACCACTGAGCGAACCCCGAGAAAGCCGTCTGCCAGAGGATAACTCCATCGTGTTGGAAGAGGTGGTTTTCAGATACAAAGGGGCCGTCAAGAATGCCCTCGACGGTATCTCTCTGCATGTGAAAGCCGGCGAACAGGTGGCTCTCGTGGGGCCTTCGGGCGGTGGAAAAACTACCTTGGGTCATCTCATCACTCGTTTTTGGGATGTAGATAGCGGTGTGGTGCGAATCGGAAACGTAGACGTTTGCCACCTCCGCAAAGAAGATTTGATGCGTCAGGTGTCGTTTGTCTTCCAGGATAGTCGTTTGTTAAAGGGGTCGATTCTCGACAATGTGCGGCTCGGCAGACCCGAGGCCACTGAGCAAGAGGTGAGAGAGGCATTGCACAAAGCCCAGTGCGACGACATCATCGACAAGCTTCCCGACGGACTGCACTCCGTCATCGGCACCCAAGGAACTTATCTCTCAGGCGGCGAGCAGCAACGCATTGCCATTGCACGGGTGATGCTTCAAGATACGCCTATCGTGATTTTGGACGAGGCAACGGCCTTTGCCGACCCCGACAACGAGGCCCGTGTGCAGGCGGCCTTTGCCGAAATGGCGCGCGGAAAGACCGTCATCACCATTGCACACCGCCTCTCTGCGGTGACGAAAGCCCACCGAATCTATGTGCTCAAGGGAGGAAAGATTGTCGAGGAAGGCACCCATCACAGTTTGATCGCCCGCAAAGAAGGGCTTTATGCACGTCTTTGGGCCGAGTATAACCAATCTGTTCACTGGAACGTAGGAGGGGAAAAATGA